The Phragmites australis chromosome 1, lpPhrAust1.1, whole genome shotgun sequence genomic interval CATTGTAAGAGACAGAAGATGTGGAACAAacaattgcaagaatgtaaaatAAATTGGTGAGTAAGTATAACAAGGAGTAATTATGACCTTGTAAACTTCATATGAGAAAAGTTGCACCGCGCTGTAAGGAATTATGCGAATAACCTGGAGCAGTGTATGGGGAAGAAATGGAATCAGCAGAGAACTACAAGATAAACCATGCATGATATGCACGACGGAGAGTGTCAACCACCTGTGGAAGGTTGCCTTTCCAGTAACCCTTAAGACCCTCCTCCTTTCCTATGTCTGCAATAGCCTACGTAATTGTAGATGTATCAGATTACAGTATTATCTAAGGACGTAACTCAGTATCGCCTATGAAAAGAGATCAAAAGATAACTATTTCACCTCTCCTCatgttataaaatataaatttcaaGTTAACCCATCCaagaggagaaaaaagggaTTGTGCCCATGATTCATGCCTATCTCTAGGATTAGGATTTCTGACTAGAATAGGATCAATAGTGGCCATGTTTGGATTACATGATAACTAATTGACCTATTATGTCAATTCAGCAATCTAAGCCATGTTTGGATTACATGATAACTAACTGACCTATTATGTCAATTCAGCAATCTAGGGACTAGGACAACCTACTTGAATCTCAGTTCAGATAACTATATGGGCACCAAAGGCTTCATGACAACCATATCTGTACATAACTGAGCACAGTACACAATgttttaaataggagttgctaATTGTGATATTAAGTGTAGAACCACTTGAACCATGCATGACAGCATGATAGCTCTTCCACAAAGGATAAAGCTGCATTTGTGAATCCACTGCATTAGAGTGAAAGTATAAAGTTTCATAGCATCGTATCAAAACTACCCAGAATAGAGGAACGGAAACTAATTGATTGCATTGTTACCTCGAGGAATCCAACCCCCTTCTTGGCGCTCTCTCCTGCCACCCGCACGCTATGCGTCTACAAGAAGAATGGAACACCAAAACGTGGGCAAGACGTCAGCCACACGGCAGCAGCAGGAACCAaaattcagagagagagagagagagagagagagagccatgCCTGCATGAGAAGTTTGACGCGGTCGAGCGGCGCGGTGACCGTCTTGGCGACGGCtcccgcggcggcgccggccgcgAAGAGTGCGGCGCTGTTGGGCACCAGAGCCAGCATCGCCAGCGGGTGCCGCACCAGCTGCGCCACCGGCGGCAACTCCCGCTCCTTCTTCACCTCGCCCCCTGCCACCCCCTTCCCCTCGTCTCCCCGGACGacagccacctcctcctcccccaccgcCTTGACGGCCTCGCCGCCCCCGCCCTCGCGGACGGAGAGCGACGCGAAGGCGGGGAGCCGAGGGCCCACGCGGAGGAGGGACGACGACGGGGCCCCGTGGACCCGCGGCGGGCGCCACGAGTCGCAGGCCTCCACCCGCCGGCGGCTCATCGGGGGTTCGGCGGCTGAGGCGGGGCAGCGTTTGCCTGGATCTGCAAGCCCGCGGGAATCAGGGGGAGAGGAATTGAGGTGGACAAGGgaaaggggagggaggaggggataAGGGGCCAAGGGGGTCTCCACTCTCGAGGAGGGAAGTAGGGATATGTTACTGTTAGTACTAGTCCTTGTTTAATGGCTAATCCTGCGAAGTTTTTTTACAAACTAAGACCTCGTTCGGTAGAACGAGCTGATTTTGCGCTGGAATCGCTTTCAGTGCTGCTAAATAGATTAATCGGGGAGTAATTTTGTATCAAAATCATTTTTGTTTTGTATAGCGAGGTGGAAgttaaaaaaactagttttcacttgattcctgactaattctcctcgatttcaacacaatattatctcaggaatcacttccactactaacataccaaacaattttacaaatagaatcacttccatcacagaatcacttccaccctACTTCCACTACAGAATTACTCTCACCACAGAattagagctctaccaaacggtcTCTAAGTATCCgtagattataaaaaaatataaatattaaatattataatattaattataaatttaagatataaaGATGTACATACGTGATGGGAGCGTCACAGAACGAATACATTGGAAACGATATCATAGTTTGATTTCTTCGAAGAAAGGAagattatctactaattttttaccttatttatttatttatttatttttattagtaaaatatatcatatatctATATTTAATAACGAGCTAGAGAGGCTAGAGAACAATGGTGAATGGCAAAAGAATGAGCCAGAGACTAGAGAACGATGATAGATGATAAAAGTAAATAAATTATTcaatttttagatatttttattagatagataGGGAGTAAAGGAAGAGATGACACAAGAATCAgctcgtattttatataataaagATAATCGTGCATCTTCCATCGTTCTTGTTTCAACTGTCgttttgaaagaaagaaatgcTTTAGAAACTTGTAGGTTGTAGTAGGATTTAGCTTCAATTTGAGTTgtgtctaaaaaatattttttaattcatcCAATTAAAAAGGTTCTTGGTCTCATTTGTAAGGCATTAGTTGTAGTGTGAGCTGCCCCACTATCCCTACTTTGGTTTTTAATTGTCTGTTTACCCTTGCAAAATCCCGCTTTATACAATTGCTGTtgaaatttgaaattgaatCTTTAAGTTGCCCTAGTGAAGACTAACACCGTTAAAGTCTCAACAAAAGACAACAATGCTCCTACCTTCTTTCTCGTTTTCTTCTCCAACTCATAGATGCCCACATCTAAAAAAACAATACATGCCCACCgccaaaagaaaacaaaatgctTGTGTGCTTCTTTTACAAAAATCGCTAAATTGTCTCAGGACAATAAAAGAACGTAGTTTTTGTCTGTGGGACGCTCTTATGTACGATATTGGTTGGCCCTATAACACTACGAAGTCGTAGTTTTGTCTGTAGGACAGTTGAGAATGGGCAAAAGAACCATTGACAAGGTCTAAGAGGTACCACATTGATAGCTAATTTCTATTATAATAGAGAAAAATGTTACATACAGCAAGCAacaaaggttacaaaccatAAAAGTAGTTTTCATAATGAACCTATTGCCACCGATTTCATACTGCACACTTACGGTCAAACCAAAAATGCATGGCCATCACTCTAGACCAACTTATATTTTCAGTTGAAATAtgttccttcttttttcttcgtTGTTGGGTGGCCTGACTCGTGGAGAGATTAGTGACTAGACAGTAGACAAGAATGAAAACAGGGACACGTCACCGCATCGCTTAAGGACTCTTGAATGATGACAATCAATTCcaaccaaaaaaatattttcccaATAACCAAAGAAACAAGGGACAAGCCCTTGCTATAGCTCCGGCTCCAGCTGCGGTGTCCTTGCAAATGGTTTGTCAACTCACCCATCCAAACACTTTCAAGTTCATTTTCTTCCTCTGCATCACTCTTATCAAGATCGCAAACGGATATACCCCCAGTAAACAGCAAAAGACGGAATGTTTTTACAAGGAACGTGAATAACATAAGTTAACCTACAGAAGAAACTGATATCTCTTCAGGTTCTGTAATCAAGAGTGCTGAGCTGAATGGTGTCCAAAGTATTTCACAGCCAACTTCTGCCAGACactcttcagtcttctgcacccACATCTCTTCTATTTTATAGATACGATATCAGGGAACACATGTTCAACTTCGGTCCACTTGCTACCGATTGTTTCTGCCTCGAGCGCATCAATTTCATAGCGCACCTCCTCCATATGCTCATTTATGCTGGTTACTACCTCTTGCACGCCCTGTATGGCTTCCTTTAGGGCACCGTCATACTCCGCGTCTGCCTCAGCATCCTCAGTGCCAGCAGCCTCTGTTATTTCCTTGACGTGCACACACACATGTTGAGCCAGATTGTGCGACCTGCAATGCTCATGGTTCACCAGGCGTTCCGAAGGGCGGCCAGCTTTCTTCAACACCTGAATCTTTGCTGTCTTCAGGAATTATGGGATCCAACCAGGAAGACAATACATATAATTGATTAGTGACTGAAGAAAATGTTGATAACAAAGGTCCAGAAAAAAAAGTGAAGTCAATGATGGGAAcaaagttgcatctatcacaaACCTTACGCAAACTAGCTTACATTTTAATTTAGGGCAGTACCAAAGGAGGATAGATAAGTTAAAGTACTCAAATAAGTAGGGGTTGAGTAgttagaattcaaaaaaaatgtgGGTATAGTTGTAAGGGCTTAACGGGCTGGTATACTTATCAGGCATAGTAGTAAGAGGTTGGAAACTTGGAACTGTTATCACGCAAAGACAAAATAATTCTTGTCACTGTAACCATTGAATGCATATCAACTTACATTGAAATACAGGTACAATTTTGAGTTTGAAAAGCATGTTATATTGCCTTTAAGGGGTAGAGTTTAATTTCCTTAAGTAGTTAAAAATGACTTGGATAAGCATGAGAAACATAGCAATGATTTCTTATGTGTTAATGACTCCTTCAATAATAACTTTCCTAGGCTATAATGAAATGTAGAACATATAATTACTTTTTTAAGAGGAAAGCATAAAGTCCTTCGAAAGAAAAACCTGAACTCTAATTATTTCAAGGACATTTATATCAAATTCCACAGGGCAATACAAAGTGCACAAGATAGCTTACCAAAtgcaacttttctttttcatgtgcTTGAACACCCTTCAGTAAATCGGCAAGATCACTACGACAAAATTTTGGCATTGAGAGGAGGGAGATAATTTCAAGAACCTGCAGAAAAATATATTAGATGTGGCAATTTTTTAGGGATACGATGAAGATGAGTGAATAGTACTAACTTGTTTTGAGCAATCATTGAACTCTGCTGTAATATTCCCACAGAGTTGTTGATAAGCCAATTCCCCTCCATTTGTCATATATTCAGAAAATCCCCTGAAATGTTCGCAGTGAATTGGCGAGCAAATCATAAGCTTAAACAGAAAGAGAACAATAGCCATTCAGTACATTTCATACAAAGAGATTCCAACGCAGTCTCCATAGTTATGTATGAAGAAACAGTTAGGTTGTGTATCGAATTTGAGTGATTCAAAATGACACGATGTTTAACTCACTGCTAAACTATGTTAACCTAAGTACCTAACATTATATTTATGATTAGCTGCTCTTATTAGCAAAGAGAGTGATGTGATTTGTTCTATATACATGAACCATACTAATAGAGAAATATAATGATATAGGCAAGTTCCTGTCGTTGTTATAGTTTCAGTACTTCTAGGCTTATAGCATTATAAAAAGGCTAGTCTTCCGGATACTGTAACACTATTCCAGGAAATGATTCTCCTTTTATGAATATCTATCACACCATGAAGCTAATTTACCTTGTAGGTGAAAAGCAAATAAATATTCTTTACGGCTAGAGCAACAACCACAAATCCAAGACATTTATGTAACTAGATAGGAGCTGATCTCTTGCATAATAGATCTGAATGTTCTAAAATAATCTGTTGGGCAGTGTATACACAAATTGGAATTACTGAAACTTAATCAGCAGTGTTCATGACAGACAGAACTCCAAATCAACATTAGGATGCAGCTATCAGCACCATCCTATATTACTTTTAACATCAAACAGAAACCATTCCTTTGTGTAATACTGGTGTTATATCAGAGTATAAATGATCCTTGTCTACTTTCCAACAGCAGAGAAGACTACTGCTAATAGAAAACCACTGACATTTCACTCCCAGTCTGGCCCTTCCCTTTAAAACTGTCTTCAAGTTCACCTGGCGTCTGATCTTCCTCCATAAGCTATCAAATTGACACAAAAATATGAAATCTCGACTCAGAAGAATTCTAGGCCTATTATGATGCCTTCTTCTATGACAAAAACCAGCAAGAAAGAACTGGTCAGCTCGCAAGTGACACCTTAAGAGGCTTCAGTACTGAATTTTCCTAAGTAAAATCAGAGCCAGCAACTCACCGCTAGTGTGCCTGTGTGTTACCACTGAGAACTAGGAGTTTACCATTTTCAAATCCTTCCAGATTTCTAATTCATGAGGTCATCAAGGTTTACATTGATGCCCCTTGCAATTTGAACTCTGTCCGAATCACAATGATCCTCTAAAACAAGCACTTGCATAAAGCAGACGACAAGATGGGACTACTCAAACCATCCCAACAAataactcaaataaaaaaagtgcACCAGAAACAGAAGCTGAAAGGAACGCGTGTGAAGCAGCAATCTCACCGTGGGGGATGCTAACAGACAATAAGATACGAGAAACTAAAGCACCAAAAAATTACACTTTCCGATGTCAAGAGTGCGGATGCTGGCAATATGGTTGGGGTCAGCTGACGACAAATCAATAAATGGTATGTTTTTGCCCACAAGAGAGATTCGCGTAGCATTTTTGCCCATTCTGTAAACCTCGATCGCGTCCTGGTCCTGGTAGTTGGTTTCAGACGTCGATTCAGGGTTGCATCATGTATGGATCCTACTGTGCCTGAACTTGTTCTACGCCCTAGCAAAATGCACACGGCTATCCCACGAGACGAGGCAAACTCGCAAGACCGTATCTGGCCTACCGCACCACGCAA includes:
- the LOC133909546 gene encoding uncharacterized protein LOC133909546, with amino-acid sequence MASNGDEMAEDHPIQAADGAEGAEASGGGGRNAAAVSGLLRGFLAVQQRRAEAYSKLRRGFSEYMTNGGELAYQQLCGNITAEFNDCSKQVLEIISLLSMPKFCRSDLADLLKGVQAHEKEKLHLTAKIQVLKKAGRPSERLVNHEHCRSHNLAQHVCVHVKEITEAAGTEDAEADAEYDGALKEAIQGVQEVVTSINEHMEEVRYEIDALEAETIGSKWTEVEHVFPDIVSIK